One genomic window of Verrucomicrobiia bacterium includes the following:
- a CDS encoding SDR family NAD(P)-dependent oxidoreductase, translated as MNFLVTGGAGFIGSHVCERLLLSGHAVSALDDLNDFYSPELKKGNVRDLERLAKPFALIQADVTDRCAVDRVFSETRFDQVIHLAARAGVRPSLEKPALYQRVNVEGTVNILESARRAGVKKLILASSSSVYGVNSKVPFSEGDAIFSAISPYAASKLACEALGHVYHHTYGMDIAMLRFFTVYGPRQRPDLAIRKFTALISQGKPIPVFGDGSSARDHTYIADIVDGVMACTTREFGFEIFNLGESQTITLRRLIEVIESAVGKKAIIERQPLQPGDVPITFADIAKARDRLGYHPKVKVEEGIPMFVEWFRKTAV; from the coding sequence GTGAATTTTCTTGTTACGGGTGGCGCTGGATTCATTGGCTCGCACGTTTGCGAGCGCCTGCTGCTGTCCGGACATGCTGTATCGGCGTTGGACGATCTCAACGACTTCTATAGTCCAGAGCTGAAGAAAGGAAACGTTCGGGATCTGGAACGCCTGGCGAAACCTTTCGCGCTGATCCAAGCCGATGTGACAGACCGGTGCGCGGTGGATCGAGTGTTTTCCGAAACGCGTTTTGACCAGGTGATCCATCTCGCGGCCCGCGCCGGAGTACGGCCCAGCCTGGAGAAACCGGCGCTTTATCAGCGTGTCAACGTAGAGGGAACCGTCAATATCCTCGAATCGGCCCGTCGTGCTGGCGTCAAAAAACTGATCCTCGCGTCTTCGTCTTCCGTTTACGGCGTGAACTCAAAGGTCCCCTTCTCTGAAGGCGACGCCATATTTAGCGCGATTTCCCCGTATGCCGCCAGCAAGCTCGCGTGTGAAGCACTCGGCCACGTCTATCACCACACATACGGGATGGACATTGCCATGCTGAGATTTTTCACGGTTTATGGGCCGCGGCAACGCCCCGATCTCGCAATCCGCAAGTTCACCGCCCTCATCTCCCAGGGCAAACCCATCCCGGTATTTGGCGATGGTTCAAGCGCGCGGGATCATACATACATTGCCGATATCGTCGATGGCGTGATGGCATGCACAACCCGGGAATTCGGGTTTGAGATTTTCAACCTCGGCGAATCTCAAACCATCACCCTTCGACGCTTAATTGAGGTCATCGAGTCGGCCGTAGGCAAAAAAGCCATCATCGAGCGTCAGCCATTGCAGCCGGGCGACGTGCCGATTACCTTTGCAGACATCGCCAAAGCTCGGGATCGACTTGGCTATCATCCGAAGGTGAAGGTCGAAGAGGGTATCCCTATGTTTGTGGAATGGTTTCGAAAAACAGCAGTTTAA
- a CDS encoding phosphoribosylaminoimidazolesuccinocarboxamide synthase, which produces MPNPTVLQLDLPGFKKVKSGKVREIFDLGDRLLLVATDRISAFDVVMPNGIPRKGEVLTQISHFWFDRFSSLVPNHLLARADDPLPANLQPFADTVTRRSMIVKKATPLAIECIVRGYLSGSGLKEYRKSQTVCGIQLPAGLTESAELPEPIFTPSTKAEAGHDENISFQQAEQIVGQDIAARARDLSLKIYKAGRDYARERGIIIADTKFEFGMFNGELILIDEVLTPDSSRFWPADQYTPGKGQPSFDKQFVRDYLETLAWDKTPPGPRLPDDVVAKTSAKYVDAYQRLTGRAL; this is translated from the coding sequence ATGCCAAACCCAACAGTTCTACAGCTCGATTTGCCGGGATTCAAAAAGGTGAAAAGCGGCAAGGTTCGCGAGATTTTCGACCTCGGCGATCGCCTCCTGCTCGTTGCAACGGACAGGATCTCCGCTTTCGATGTCGTGATGCCCAATGGAATCCCTCGCAAGGGCGAAGTCCTCACCCAGATTTCCCATTTCTGGTTTGATCGTTTTTCGTCGCTCGTCCCGAATCATCTGCTCGCGCGTGCTGACGATCCGCTGCCGGCAAACCTGCAGCCGTTTGCTGACACTGTCACACGGCGCAGCATGATCGTGAAGAAAGCGACGCCGCTGGCCATCGAATGCATTGTTCGAGGATACCTTTCCGGTTCAGGTCTCAAGGAATATCGGAAGTCGCAAACTGTTTGCGGTATCCAGTTGCCGGCTGGCCTCACCGAATCCGCCGAGTTACCCGAACCCATTTTCACGCCTTCCACCAAGGCTGAGGCAGGCCACGACGAAAACATTTCATTTCAACAGGCAGAACAGATTGTGGGCCAGGACATCGCGGCGCGGGCGAGGGATCTCAGCCTGAAGATCTACAAGGCGGGACGCGATTACGCCCGCGAACGGGGAATTATCATTGCCGACACCAAATTCGAATTCGGAATGTTTAATGGCGAATTGATACTCATCGACGAGGTTCTGACGCCTGACTCGTCGCGGTTCTGGCCAGCCGACCAATACACGCCAGGCAAGGGCCAGCCGAGCTTCGATAAACAATTCGTCCGTGATTACCTGGAAACGCTGGCGTGGGACAAGACGCCGCCGGGTCCGCGATTGCCGGACGACGTCGTAGCCAAGACAAGCGCAAAGTACGTGGATGCGTATCAGCGGTTGACTGGGCGGGCGTTGTAG
- a CDS encoding tyrosine recombinase, whose translation MNELVEDFLQYLRHERGQSANTAKTYAALLGNFVRWAQRQQIASWEGVTLNHLMAFLQNERERPVETEEKGSARRLSSESVYLAIAALRAFYRFAENEKMLPSNVAENLSLPRRWKRLPKGLTPAEIEKVLAKEEPATPQSLCDHAVLELAYASGLRLSELKNLRLEQLHLDAGFINVIGKGNKERVVPVGKKAAEALNRYLQSGRPRLVTPRSPATVFLTNRGSGFAAVTLWKRIKRRVARSGVSRNITPHMLRHSFATDLLEHGADLRVIQELLGHANISTTEIYTHVSGNRLRDIHRRFHPRA comes from the coding sequence GTGAACGAGCTTGTTGAAGATTTTCTGCAGTACCTGCGTCACGAACGCGGGCAGTCGGCGAACACCGCGAAGACGTACGCAGCCCTGCTGGGAAACTTCGTGAGGTGGGCGCAACGGCAGCAAATTGCATCCTGGGAAGGCGTGACCCTGAACCATTTGATGGCCTTTCTCCAAAACGAGCGGGAACGGCCGGTGGAGACCGAGGAAAAAGGATCCGCCCGGCGGCTCAGCAGTGAAAGCGTTTATCTTGCGATCGCAGCGTTGCGGGCCTTCTATCGATTTGCCGAAAACGAAAAAATGCTGCCCTCAAATGTCGCAGAAAACCTTTCGTTGCCGCGCCGGTGGAAAAGATTGCCCAAAGGGCTGACCCCCGCCGAAATTGAGAAGGTTCTCGCGAAGGAAGAGCCAGCAACACCGCAATCACTTTGCGATCATGCTGTCCTTGAGCTCGCCTACGCTTCAGGCCTGCGCCTGAGCGAACTTAAAAATCTGAGACTGGAACAGTTGCACCTGGATGCAGGTTTTATCAACGTCATCGGGAAGGGCAACAAGGAGCGGGTCGTCCCGGTGGGCAAGAAAGCGGCAGAGGCATTGAACCGTTATCTGCAATCCGGCCGACCCAGGCTCGTGACGCCAAGATCCCCTGCGACAGTTTTCCTGACGAACCGCGGGAGTGGTTTTGCAGCGGTGACATTGTGGAAGCGAATCAAGCGTCGCGTTGCTCGCAGCGGCGTTTCCCGCAACATCACCCCTCACATGCTGAGGCACAGCTTTGCAACCGATCTGCTGGAACACGGGGCGGACTTGCGAGTGATTCAGGAATTACTCGGCCATGCGAACATCAGCACCACCGAGATTTACACGCACGTGAGTGGGAACCGGCTGAGGGATATTCATCGACGCTTCCACCCGCGTGCGTGA